AAGTTACTGAAAGTTAAAATTTACTAAACCAGATTTATTTTTGAAAGAAATCTAGTTTCAAAATTAGCTTTATTTAATTTGTGCTATACTCGGTGTATGTTAAAAGAATTTGTAGTTAGATGTCGAGCCGTAATACTGCACGAAGGTAAGTTGTTGGTGGTGAGGCATGTTCATGATACATCGTACGTATGTTTGCCTGGTGGACACTTGGAGTTTGGAGAGGATGTTATATCCTGTCTGAAGCGAGAAATTGTCGAAGAATTGGGGATTGAGCCTGAGGTTGGACAATTGCTTTATGTAAATACTTTTACGGTTGGTGATATTAAACAACCGGTAGAATTTTTCTTTGCGGTTAAAAACTCAGCTGATTATCTGAAGATTGGTGAAAACGAAAGAACTCATGCTCATGAGTTAGAAGATTTTGAGTGGATTGCGCCGACTGATGGGGTTAGACTGTTGCCGGAAAAATTTGCTGAGGATTTTCGGGCTGGTCGCATAGACTTAGACAAGACTAAATTTTTGATGGGTTAAGATCTATGAATGAAGGACAGAAAATTAGATGGTACGCTTTTGACTTTGATGGTGTGATTGCCGAATATGAAGGTTTTAAAGGGAAGAATCATTTCGGTAAACCAAACAAAGTAATAGTTGAAACTATAAGAAGGTTAAAAGAAATGGGTCACAAGATCATTGTCTATTCTACACGAGGAGAAGAATTTCTTAAGAAATACTGTAGTGATAATAATATACCAGCAGATTATTT
Above is a genomic segment from Candidatus Nomurabacteria bacterium containing:
- a CDS encoding NUDIX domain-containing protein, whose amino-acid sequence is MLKEFVVRCRAVILHEGKLLVVRHVHDTSYVCLPGGHLEFGEDVISCLKREIVEELGIEPEVGQLLYVNTFTVGDIKQPVEFFFAVKNSADYLKIGENERTHAHELEDFEWIAPTDGVRLLPEKFAEDFRAGRIDLDKTKFLMG
- a CDS encoding HAD family hydrolase; its protein translation is MNEGQKIRWYAFDFDGVIAEYEGFKGKNHFGKPNKVIVETIRRLKEMGHKIIVYSTRGEEFLKKYCSDNNIPADYFNKNPELEGDNPGKPIAYVYVDDRAVCYKGQESERLLEEILSFKAYWEK